A window of Amblyraja radiata isolate CabotCenter1 chromosome 25, sAmbRad1.1.pri, whole genome shotgun sequence contains these coding sequences:
- the LOC116987424 gene encoding glutathione S-transferase theta-1-like, with protein sequence MALQLYLDLNSQPCRSVYIFAKKNNIAFEFKQVSLAEGQQYSEEFEKVNLLKRVPALKDGDFTLAESVAILKYLAGKYKTPDHWYPADLQQRARVDEYLAWQHTAIRFHGSKLYMFKGLLPLLTGQPIPTDKMDEAVSDLQASICLFEDKFLQDKPFIAGREVSLADLVAIVELMQPLGVGFDPFKDRPKLCSWRDRVEAALGKELLDEAHEKMLKRSGSLSNLDVNSPAMQRFTLGLKKTYMWWRTPSGCKSTC encoded by the exons ATGGCTCTTCAACTCTACCTCGACCTGAACTCGCAGCCCTGCCGCTCCGTCTACATCTTCGCCAAGAAAAATAACATCGCCTTCGAATTCAAGCAAGTGAGCCTGGCAGAAG GCCAACAATACAGTGAGGAATTTGAAAAAGTCAACCTGCTGAAACGAGTGCCAGCTCTGAAGGATGGAGACTTCACATTGGCAGAGAG TGTGGCCATTCTGAAATACCTGGCTGGCAAATACAAGACCCCCGACCACTGGTACCCCGCCGATCTCCAGCAAAGGGCTCGTGTGGATGAATATCTCGCCTGGCAGCACACAGCCATAAGGTTCCATGGATCAAAGCTCTACATGTTCAAG GGCTTGCTGCCCCTGCTAACCGGGCAGCCCATTCCCACAGACAAGATGGACGAGGCTGTGAGCGATCTGCAGGCGTCCATTTGCTTGTTCGAAGACAAGTTTCTCCAAGACAAACCGTTCATCGCCGGGCGCGAGGTGTCGCTGGCAGATCTGGTGGCCATCGTGGAGCTGATGCAG CCTCTCGGCGTGGGATTCGATCCGTTCAAAGATCGACCAAAGCTCTGTAGCTGGCGTGACAGAGTCGAGGCAGCCCTGGGCAAAGAGTTACTCGACGAGGCACACGAGAAGATGCTGAAGAGATCAGGAAGTTTAAGTAATTTGGATGTTAACTCTCCTGCAATGCAACGCTTCACATTAGGTCTGAAAAAAACATACATGTGGTGGAGGACACCAAGTGGCTGCAAGAGTACCTGCTGA